In Candidatus Micrarchaeum acidiphilum ARMAN-2, the genomic window CGAATTCCTTCTTGAATTTTTCCTGCGCGATTGCAGTGAACTCGTCGTTGGCCTTCAGGTAAAGGTAGTATTTTCCGGCAGGGGCGCCCAAGGACGGGCCATCCTTTATGTAGTATTCCTGACGCGCGAATATGACATTCGAAAACTTGTTGTCTGCCAGCTTGCTGAGGGCTTCGCTGCTTATGCTCTTGTCTACATATGGATCGTATTCAAGCATGTGCTTTATCTGCGGATATTCGGATTCGTCGAATTCATAAACTGTTTCTGGCATTGCAACACCGTCAATCTATCAGCTTTGCATTCACGCTGCCCTCCCTTCCGGGGCGGTTGGTGACTATGGCCTTGCCCAGGTCTGTGTTTATTAGGGTCCCTTTTGTTATTATGTTCTGCCTTGCGAAGTTGCTGTTGTCCCTGGATTCCATGACGCCCTTGATCTTGACCTTCTTGTAGCCGTCTTTGGTCAGGAGGTTGACCATGCCGGCATTCTTGAGGCGCGTGCCCGTTACTCCGCCGCGCTTCCTTACCCGCACATTTACGTTTTTTTCGGAAAGTTTTGTTGCGGCAAAATAATTTCCGGTTTCGCTTCTCCGCTTATCCCTGAACTTTACCTTCTTTTTTCCGTTTCCGGATTTTTTCGTCTTTGAACCTGCCATCCTTTGGGAGCTAAATTGACTCATTAATTCACCAGTGTATAATAAGATTTACAGCTAAATTTACATTCTAAAAGCTTTTATATCTTTGTGGCTCCTGTCATTGGGCTGCAAGAAGTCTGGAGGAAGCTATTGCTATTTATTTTTTATATGAGCATGCCTTAGGGTGATTGAATGGTTACTATTGAGGATTTTTCCAAGATCGAGCTCAGGATTGGTAAGATAGTCGAAGTGGAGGACCTGGAAGGTGCGAAGAAGCCCATATATGCGATGAAAGTGGACCTTGGCGAGCTTGGGATAAGAAGCATTGCCGCAGGGATAAAGGATGTGTATTCGAAGGAGCAGCTGCTTGGAAAGCGCGTAGTGGTGGTGGCGAACCTTGACCCTAAGAGGATAGCAAACTTCGTTTCGGAAGGTATGGTCCTGGCAGCCGAGGACGAGTCTGGCATATCCCTGCTTGGTCCAGACAAGGAGCTTATGCCCGGGAGCAGAGTAAGATGATTACGAATCTATGTATTTCTCGAAGTTCTTGCGCTCCTTTTCGGTTATTTTGCTGAATATGGCTTTTGGCGGCTTGTTTGTGTCTATATCAGGCACGTTCTCCAACATCTTTATTTCAGGCTGCCCGTCCATGCCAAAATAATCCAGTATCTTGGATGCAGCATCTGGGGCAAACGGCCACAGCATTATGCCTAGGTCGTATACTATTTGTCTTAGGGACACCATTATCTTTGAAAACTCCCTTTTCGAATTTGCATCTCCGGCCTTGGCAAGCTTCCACGGCTCTGTGCTGCTCATGACTTCGTTGCCAAGCTCTGAGAGCTCTATGACTTTGTGAAGCGCGTTTCGCATGTTTATTGCGTCGAACTCTGCGATGTACTCGCTTATTATCGACCTCGCCTTTGAAATCGATGCCGCATCGTCCTCCTCGCCTGATATTATTCCGCGGTTGGCACCGTATATGGTCAGCACCCTGTTTACGAGGTTGCCTATCTTGTCGTTCATTACCTTGTTCACTATTTCTATGAATTCCTCTATTGAGAAATCGGTATCGGATGTTTCCGGCAGCAGATACATTAGTGCAAACCTCCAGTAATCAGATGGCAGCAGCTCCACTGCGCCCTCCATGTTGAGCCCCACTCCCTTGCTTTTGGAAAACTTTACCCCCTTGGCGTTCAGGTATTCGAAAACCTTTATGGTGTGCGGCAGTACGTATTCCCTGCCGGCGCCTATAAGTATACCGGGCCACATCATTGTATGGAATTCAAGATTGTCCTTTCCCATGAACTGAATGAGCTTTGTGTCCGGATCCTTCCAGTAATTAAGGTACTGGCTTTCACTCCATTCCCGCGTTATCCCTATGTATCCTATCACTGCGTCAAACCATACATAGAAGGCTTTGTCCTCGAAGCCCTTTAGCGGTACGGGGAATCCCCATTTTATGTTCCTGGTTATGTCTCTCGGCTTTAGACCCTGCTCGAGATAGCTCAGGGTCTTGTTGATGGCATTTTTGGTCCAGTTGTTGTGCTTGTGCGACTCTACAAATGCCTTTATTTCCCCAGAAAGCGCTTCTAGGTCCAGAGCGAGGTTCTTTGTCTTGCGAAATTCAAGCTTTTTGTTGCCGCATACTGCGCAGTACGGCTCTATTAACTCCTGCGGGCTTAGCAAGTGCCCGCAGTTTTCGCACTGATCTCCGCGAGCGTCTGAGTAGCCGCAGTATGGGCATGTACCTATGATGAACCTGTCTGACAGGAATCTGTCATCTACGCTGCAGTAGGCCTGCGTGTCCTCGGTCTCAATTATGTAGCCGTTCTTCCTGAGCGATTCAAATATCTCGTACACAGTTAGCTTATTGCTTTCAGAATGGGTCTTGCCATAGTAAGTGAACGTGCATCCAGACCTTTCCATTACCTTTTTTATCTTTTCGTGCACTTCGTTGGAAAGCCGGTCCGGGGTTATGCCTGCCTTTATCGCCTTTAGCTCTATTGGTGTGCCGTGCTGGTCCGAGCCGCATATGAATATGGCGTCCTCGCCCTTCATCTTTAGGTACTTGAAATAAACGTCAGCGGGAAGTATTGACCCGACGAAATTCCCGAGGTGCGGAACGGCTTCCGCATACGGCAATGCAGATGTCACTATAAACTTTTGCGTCTTATTCACCTTTTAGTAGTTTTAATGATTTTATCACAAAATTAATTAACTTTATAGTATAATTTACTATGGGGAGTGGAACGCCTTTGTTTATGTAGAGACAACCCAATGGTTAGGTGATTGTATGGC contains:
- a CDS encoding 30S ribosomal protein S8e; translation: MSQFSSQRMAGSKTKKSGNGKKKVKFRDKRRSETGNYFAATKLSEKNVNVRVRKRGGVTGTRLKNAGMVNLLTKDGYKKVKIKGVMESRDNSNFARQNIITKGTLINTDLGKAIVTNRPGREGSVNAKLID
- a CDS encoding t-RNA-binding domain protein, producing the protein MVTIEDFSKIELRIGKIVEVEDLEGAKKPIYAMKVDLGELGIRSIAAGIKDVYSKEQLLGKRVVVVANLDPKRIANFVSEGMVLAAEDESGISLLGPDKELMPGSRVR
- a CDS encoding methionyl-tRNA synthetase → MNKTQKFIVTSALPYAEAVPHLGNFVGSILPADVYFKYLKMKGEDAIFICGSDQHGTPIELKAIKAGITPDRLSNEVHEKIKKVMERSGCTFTYYGKTHSESNKLTVYEIFESLRKNGYIIETEDTQAYCSVDDRFLSDRFIIGTCPYCGYSDARGDQCENCGHLLSPQELIEPYCAVCGNKKLEFRKTKNLALDLEALSGEIKAFVESHKHNNWTKNAINKTLSYLEQGLKPRDITRNIKWGFPVPLKGFEDKAFYVWFDAVIGYIGITREWSESQYLNYWKDPDTKLIQFMGKDNLEFHTMMWPGILIGAGREYVLPHTIKVFEYLNAKGVKFSKSKGVGLNMEGAVELLPSDYWRFALMYLLPETSDTDFSIEEFIEIVNKVMNDKIGNLVNRVLTIYGANRGIISGEEDDAASISKARSIISEYIAEFDAINMRNALHKVIELSELGNEVMSSTEPWKLAKAGDANSKREFSKIMVSLRQIVYDLGIMLWPFAPDAASKILDYFGMDGQPEIKMLENVPDIDTNKPPKAIFSKITEKERKNFEKYIDS